Genomic DNA from Thermosipho ferrireducens:
ATTCTTTGATGTTTTGCGCAATTTCCAGTGATACGTCTTGGAATAATTTTTCCCTTCTCGGTTAAAAACTCTCTAAGTAACTTAACATCTTTATAATCAACATAATCAACTTTAGATTGGCAAAGTTTACAAACTCTTACCTTTTTCCTTCTTCTGTATGCCATTTATTATTTCCCTCCTTTTTCAAAGATCAAAATGGTGGTTCATCATTCTCAGTATCCTCAAAAAGTTCGTCATATTCCACCATT
This window encodes:
- the rpsR gene encoding 30S ribosomal protein S18, with product MAYRRRKKVRVCKLCQSKVDYVDYKDVKLLREFLTEKGKIIPRRITGNCAKHQRMVKIAIKRARQMALLPYVKY